One segment of Paraburkholderia sp. PREW-6R DNA contains the following:
- the truA gene encoding tRNA pseudouridine(38-40) synthase TruA: protein MKRIALGVQYDGSAFCGWQSQPHGNTVQDELERALRAFAQTPVQTIVAGRTDTGVHGLGQVVHFDTELDRADVSWVRGTNSFLPATVAVQWAKPMPDEFHARFSAFERTYYYLLYVNPVRSPMLATRAGWTHASLDVDAMRAAAALLIGEHDFSSFRSSQCQAKTPVKHLYQIDIQQQGDFVHFRFRANAFLHHMVRNLMGCLVYVGRRRRPVAWMTEVLAARDRECAAPTFMPDGLYLAQVGYPEQFAVPAPQAGSVPWSHIWTEQVNR, encoded by the coding sequence GTGAAGCGGATTGCTTTAGGCGTTCAGTACGACGGCTCGGCGTTCTGTGGTTGGCAATCGCAACCGCATGGCAACACGGTTCAGGACGAACTCGAACGCGCGTTGCGAGCGTTTGCGCAGACGCCGGTGCAAACCATCGTGGCCGGTCGGACCGATACGGGTGTGCACGGTCTCGGCCAGGTCGTGCATTTCGACACCGAGCTGGATCGCGCGGACGTTTCGTGGGTGCGCGGCACGAATTCGTTTCTGCCTGCCACCGTGGCGGTGCAGTGGGCCAAGCCGATGCCCGACGAATTCCACGCGCGTTTTTCGGCGTTCGAGCGCACCTATTACTACCTGCTGTACGTGAACCCGGTGCGTTCCCCCATGCTCGCGACACGCGCCGGCTGGACACATGCATCGCTCGACGTCGACGCAATGCGGGCTGCCGCGGCGCTGCTAATTGGCGAGCACGACTTTTCGTCTTTTCGGTCGTCGCAATGTCAGGCCAAGACGCCGGTCAAGCACCTGTATCAGATCGACATTCAGCAACAGGGCGATTTCGTGCATTTTCGCTTTCGGGCAAACGCATTCCTGCATCATATGGTGCGCAATCTGATGGGCTGTCTGGTCTACGTTGGCCGCAGGCGTCGCCCGGTCGCGTGGATGACGGAAGTGCTCGCCGCCCGTGACCGTGAGTGCGCCGCGCCCACTTTCATGCCGGACGGCCTGTATCTCGCGCAGGTGGGCTATCCCGAGCAATTCGCTGTGCCCGCGCCGCAAGCCGGCAGCGTGCCGTGGAGTCATATATGGACCGAGCAGGTCAACCGATGA
- the leuD gene encoding 3-isopropylmalate dehydratase small subunit: MEKFIVHTGVVAPLDRENVDTDAIIPKQFLKSIKRTGFGPNAFDEWRYLDHGEPGQDNSKRPLNPDFVLNQPRYQGASILLARKNFGCGSSREHAPWALEQYGFRAIIAPSFADIFYNNCFKNGLLPIVLTEQQVDHLFNETYAFSGFKLTVDLEAQVVRTSDGGTEYPFEVAAFRKYCLLNGFDDIGLTLRHADKIRQFEAERMTKQPWLAHRIVG, encoded by the coding sequence ATGGAAAAATTCATCGTACATACCGGCGTCGTGGCGCCGCTTGATCGCGAAAACGTCGACACGGACGCGATCATTCCAAAACAGTTTTTGAAGTCGATCAAACGGACGGGTTTCGGCCCAAACGCGTTTGACGAATGGCGCTACCTCGACCACGGCGAGCCCGGCCAGGATAATTCGAAGCGTCCGCTGAACCCGGACTTCGTGCTGAATCAGCCGCGTTATCAGGGCGCGTCGATCCTGCTGGCGCGCAAGAACTTCGGTTGCGGCAGTTCGCGCGAGCACGCGCCGTGGGCGCTCGAGCAGTACGGCTTTCGCGCGATCATCGCGCCGAGCTTTGCTGACATTTTCTATAACAACTGCTTCAAGAACGGACTGCTGCCCATCGTGTTGACGGAACAGCAAGTCGATCATCTGTTCAACGAAACTTACGCGTTCAGTGGTTTCAAGCTGACCGTCGACCTGGAAGCGCAAGTGGTCCGCACGTCGGACGGCGGCACGGAGTATCCGTTTGAAGTTGCGGCGTTTCGGAAGTACTGCCTGCTGAACGGTTTCGACGACATCGGCCTCACACTGCGTCACGCCGACAAGATCCGCCAGTTCGAAGCCGAGCGGATGACGAAGCAGCCGTGGCTGGCACATCGCATTGTCGGATGA
- the asd gene encoding aspartate-semialdehyde dehydrogenase: MNVGLVGWRGMVGSVLMQRMQQEGDFDLIEPVFFSTSNAGGNAPSFAKNETRLKDATSIDDLKKCEAIISCQGGDYTNEVFPKLRAAGWNGYWIDAASSLRMKDDAVIILDPVNLDVIKNALVKGQKNFIGGNCTVSLMLMALGGLFRENLVDWMTAMTYQAASGAGAQNMRELLQQMGTLYGAAKEDLADPSSAILDIDRRVLTAMNSDRMPTDNFGVPLAGSLIPWIDKDLGNGMSKEEWKGGAETNKILGKPAMGTPGSIPVDGLCVRIGAMRCHSQALTIKLNKDVPLDEVNSILASGNDWVKVVPNEREASMRDLSPAVVTGTLTVPVGRVRKLAMGGEYLSAFTVGDQLLWGAAEPLRRMLRIVLDK; this comes from the coding sequence ATGAACGTAGGTCTCGTAGGTTGGCGCGGCATGGTCGGCAGCGTCCTGATGCAACGCATGCAGCAGGAAGGCGATTTCGATCTGATCGAACCGGTGTTTTTCAGCACCAGCAACGCGGGCGGCAACGCGCCGTCGTTCGCCAAAAACGAGACCAGGCTCAAAGATGCGACAAGCATAGATGACCTGAAAAAGTGCGAAGCGATCATCTCCTGCCAGGGCGGCGATTACACCAATGAGGTGTTCCCGAAGCTGCGCGCTGCGGGCTGGAACGGTTACTGGATCGACGCGGCTTCGTCGCTGCGCATGAAAGACGACGCGGTAATCATTCTCGATCCGGTCAATCTCGACGTGATCAAGAATGCGCTCGTGAAAGGTCAGAAAAATTTCATCGGCGGCAACTGTACTGTCAGTCTGATGCTGATGGCGCTCGGCGGCCTGTTCCGCGAAAACCTCGTCGACTGGATGACGGCCATGACGTATCAGGCCGCTTCGGGCGCGGGCGCGCAGAACATGCGTGAACTGCTGCAGCAAATGGGCACGCTGTACGGCGCCGCCAAGGAAGACCTCGCGGACCCGTCGTCGGCGATTCTGGATATCGACCGCCGCGTGCTCACCGCCATGAACAGCGACCGCATGCCGACCGACAACTTTGGCGTCCCGCTCGCCGGCTCGCTGATTCCGTGGATCGACAAGGATCTCGGCAACGGCATGTCGAAGGAAGAGTGGAAGGGCGGCGCGGAAACCAACAAGATTCTCGGCAAGCCGGCCATGGGCACGCCGGGCTCGATTCCGGTCGACGGTCTATGCGTGCGGATCGGCGCTATGCGCTGCCACTCCCAGGCGCTGACCATCAAGCTGAACAAGGACGTACCGCTGGACGAGGTGAACAGCATCCTCGCGTCGGGCAACGACTGGGTTAAGGTCGTGCCGAACGAGCGCGAAGCTTCCATGCGCGATCTGTCCCCCGCGGTGGTCACCGGCACGCTGACGGTGCCCGTCGGGCGGGTGCGCAAGCTGGCGATGGGCGGCGAATATCTGTCGGCGTTCACTGTCGGCGATCAGCTGCTCTGGGGCGCGGCCGAGCCGCTGCGACGCATGCTTCGCATTGTGCTCGACAAGTGA
- a CDS encoding phosphoribosylanthranilate isomerase, which yields MKPAQCAAAQNGRAEAGEASRAIAYRTRIKLCGLSKPEDVAHAINLGADAIGLVFYPPSPRSVSVAQAVELVHDIPPFVSVVGLFVNATPDWVREVVSNVGLSLLQFHGDETAGQCEMLAGVAGLPWLRALRVAADTQPADLVKSALNYSAASGLLFDTHVEGYGGGGKVFDWSLIPAELARRAVLSGGLNAQNVSEAIHRVRPYAVDVSSGIEVPGARGVKDHARMAAFVRAVRAADAE from the coding sequence ATGAAGCCGGCACAATGCGCGGCGGCACAAAACGGGCGCGCGGAGGCAGGCGAGGCGTCGCGCGCCATCGCGTATCGCACGCGCATCAAGCTGTGCGGGCTCTCCAAGCCAGAAGACGTGGCGCATGCAATCAACCTGGGCGCCGACGCGATCGGCCTTGTGTTTTATCCGCCAAGTCCGCGCTCGGTCAGCGTTGCGCAGGCGGTGGAACTGGTCCATGACATACCGCCGTTTGTTTCCGTGGTGGGCCTCTTCGTCAACGCTACGCCGGACTGGGTTCGCGAAGTGGTGAGCAACGTCGGCCTCTCGCTGCTGCAATTTCATGGCGACGAGACTGCGGGGCAGTGCGAAATGCTCGCTGGCGTTGCGGGTTTGCCTTGGTTGCGCGCATTGCGCGTCGCAGCGGATACTCAACCGGCTGATTTGGTAAAATCGGCGCTTAACTATTCAGCAGCCAGCGGCCTCCTGTTCGACACCCATGTCGAAGGCTACGGCGGCGGCGGGAAGGTTTTCGATTGGTCACTTATTCCAGCAGAGCTCGCGCGTCGGGCCGTTTTGAGTGGTGGGTTGAACGCGCAAAACGTCAGTGAGGCGATCCATCGCGTGCGCCCGTACGCAGTCGATGTCTCCAGCGGCATCGAGGTGCCGGGCGCCAGGGGCGTGAAGGATCACGCCCGGATGGCGGCATTCGTGCGCGCAGTGCGCGCGGCGGACGCCGAATGA
- the leuB gene encoding 3-isopropylmalate dehydrogenase — MKIAVLPGDGIGPEIVKEAVKVLNVLGEKFELEEAPVGGAGYEAKGHPLPDSTLALAKEADAILFGAVGDWKYDSLERALRPEQAILGLRKHLQLFANFRPAICYPQLTGASSLKEDIVSGLDILIVRELNGDIYFGAPRGMREAPDGPFAGAKEGFDTMRYSEPEVRRIAHVAFQAAQKRQKKLTSVDKANVLETSQFWRDIMIDVSKEYADVELSHMYVDNAAMQLVKAPKAFDVVVTGNMFGDILSDEAAMLTGSIGMLPSASLDKDNKGLYEPSHGSAPDIAGKGVANPLATILSAAMMLRYSLNKTEQADRIEVAVKKVLEQGYRTGDILTPGCKQVGTVAMGDAVVAAL, encoded by the coding sequence ATGAAGATCGCAGTGTTGCCGGGCGACGGCATCGGTCCCGAAATCGTCAAGGAAGCCGTGAAGGTTCTGAACGTGCTCGGCGAAAAGTTCGAACTCGAAGAAGCGCCGGTCGGCGGCGCGGGTTATGAAGCGAAGGGCCACCCGCTGCCCGATTCCACGCTGGCGCTTGCGAAAGAAGCGGATGCGATCCTGTTCGGCGCGGTCGGCGACTGGAAATACGACTCGCTCGAACGCGCGCTGCGCCCGGAGCAGGCAATTCTCGGTTTGCGCAAGCATCTGCAACTGTTCGCGAACTTCCGTCCGGCGATCTGCTATCCGCAACTCACGGGCGCTTCATCGCTGAAGGAGGATATCGTTTCGGGCTTGGACATCCTGATCGTGCGCGAGCTGAACGGCGACATTTACTTCGGCGCGCCGCGCGGCATGCGTGAAGCGCCGGACGGCCCGTTTGCCGGCGCGAAGGAAGGCTTCGACACCATGCGCTATTCAGAGCCGGAAGTGCGCCGCATCGCGCACGTCGCGTTTCAGGCGGCGCAAAAGCGTCAGAAGAAGCTGACGAGCGTGGATAAGGCCAACGTGCTCGAAACGTCGCAATTCTGGCGCGACATCATGATCGACGTGTCGAAGGAATATGCGGATGTCGAGCTGTCGCACATGTATGTCGACAATGCGGCAATGCAGCTGGTCAAGGCGCCGAAAGCGTTCGACGTGGTCGTCACCGGCAACATGTTCGGCGACATTCTTTCCGACGAGGCCGCCATGCTGACGGGTTCGATCGGCATGCTGCCGTCGGCGTCGCTGGACAAGGACAACAAGGGCTTGTACGAGCCGTCGCACGGGTCGGCGCCGGATATTGCCGGCAAGGGTGTCGCGAATCCGCTGGCTACGATTCTGTCGGCTGCGATGATGCTGCGCTATTCGCTGAACAAGACGGAACAGGCTGATCGTATTGAAGTCGCAGTGAAGAAAGTGCTCGAACAGGGCTATCGCACGGGCGACATTCTCACGCCGGGTTGCAAGCAGGTCGGCACAGTCGCGATGGGCGACGCAGTGGTGGCGGCGCTGTAA
- the trpB gene encoding tryptophan synthase subunit beta produces MYNLPDARGHFGQFGGVFVAETLVHALDELRAAYEKYQKDPEFVAEYERELKYFVGRPSPIYHAQRWSEMLGGAQIFFKREDLNHTGAHKVNNVIGQALLARRMGKPRVIAETGAGQHGVATATIAARFGMECVVYMGAEDVRRQAANVYRMKLLGATVIPVESGSRTLKDALNEAMRDWVTNVENTFYIIGTVAGPHPYPMMVRDFQRVIGDECKVQMPELVGRQPDAVIACVGGGSNAMGIFYPYIDDTSVQLIGVEAAGDGIESGRHAASLIGGSPGVLHGNRTYLLQDENGQIIETHSVSAGLDYPGVGPEHAWLKESNRAQYVGITDEEALKAFHDCCRIEGIIPALESSHALAYAAKLAPTLPKEKYLLVNLSGRGDKDMHTVAERSGIQF; encoded by the coding sequence ATGTATAACTTGCCTGACGCAAGAGGCCATTTTGGCCAGTTTGGCGGCGTGTTCGTCGCAGAAACGTTGGTCCACGCGCTCGACGAACTGCGTGCCGCGTACGAGAAATATCAGAAAGATCCGGAGTTCGTCGCGGAATACGAACGCGAGTTGAAGTACTTCGTGGGTCGTCCGTCACCGATTTATCACGCGCAGCGTTGGAGCGAGATGCTCGGCGGCGCGCAGATTTTCTTCAAGCGCGAAGACCTGAATCACACCGGCGCGCATAAGGTGAACAACGTAATCGGTCAGGCGTTGCTGGCGAGGCGCATGGGCAAGCCGCGCGTGATCGCGGAAACCGGTGCGGGCCAGCACGGCGTGGCCACCGCGACGATTGCCGCGCGCTTCGGCATGGAGTGCGTAGTCTACATGGGCGCAGAAGACGTGCGTCGCCAGGCGGCCAACGTCTACCGGATGAAGCTGCTGGGCGCGACCGTCATTCCAGTGGAATCGGGCTCTCGCACGCTTAAAGACGCGCTCAACGAGGCAATGCGCGACTGGGTAACCAACGTCGAAAACACGTTTTACATTATTGGCACGGTCGCCGGTCCGCACCCGTATCCGATGATGGTTCGCGATTTCCAGCGCGTGATTGGCGATGAGTGCAAGGTGCAAATGCCTGAACTGGTCGGCCGCCAACCCGATGCAGTGATTGCGTGCGTCGGCGGGGGTTCCAACGCGATGGGCATCTTCTACCCGTATATCGACGATACGTCCGTGCAGTTGATCGGTGTCGAAGCGGCGGGCGACGGCATTGAGTCTGGTCGGCACGCGGCCTCATTGATCGGTGGCAGCCCCGGTGTACTGCACGGCAATCGGACCTATCTGCTTCAGGACGAAAATGGCCAGATTATCGAGACGCATTCGGTGTCGGCGGGTCTCGACTACCCTGGCGTAGGTCCCGAGCATGCATGGCTGAAAGAAAGCAATCGCGCACAATATGTCGGCATCACCGACGAAGAAGCGCTCAAGGCGTTCCACGACTGCTGTCGCATTGAAGGCATCATTCCGGCGCTCGAGTCGAGTCATGCGCTGGCTTATGCCGCGAAGCTTGCGCCCACGTTGCCGAAGGAGAAATACCTTCTGGTCAACCTGTCGGGCCGAGGCGACAAGGACATGCACACGGTCGCCGAGCGATCGGGCATCCAGTTCTGA
- a CDS encoding entericidin A/B family lipoprotein, producing the protein MMKNMNRTTLLRRFALGTLTGLLLGLAGCNTVHGFGEDMSHLGNSISNHADK; encoded by the coding sequence ATGATGAAGAACATGAATCGCACCACTCTACTGCGCCGCTTCGCACTCGGCACCCTGACCGGGCTACTGCTCGGTCTGGCCGGTTGCAACACGGTGCACGGATTCGGCGAGGACATGTCGCACCTCGGCAATTCGATCAGCAACCACGCTGACAAATAA
- a CDS encoding site-specific DNA-methyltransferase, with amino-acid sequence MRDEFDEPQPAEESSAAASIAAADTLAQLLPQVPAGIQLLNRDFLMDVANIPDGSIDLIVCDPPYGLGKDYGNDSDMRTGEDFLAWTRGWLDLVIPKLKPSGSLYIFCTWQYAPEIFSFLKTKLTMINEIIWDRRVPSMGGTVRRFTSVHDNIGFFAASKDYFFDLDPVRIPYDAVTKKARSRKLFEGSKWLELGYNPKDLWSVSRLHRQHAERVAHPTQKPLEIVERMVLSSCPKGGRVLDPFMGSGTTAVACVRHQREFVGYEINESYCAIARERVSAAAMPPASTRKTRKPAIRPEQQTETQ; translated from the coding sequence ATGCGCGACGAGTTCGACGAGCCGCAGCCGGCGGAGGAAAGCAGCGCGGCCGCCAGCATAGCGGCGGCCGATACACTTGCGCAGTTGTTGCCGCAGGTGCCCGCCGGTATCCAGCTGTTGAACCGCGACTTTCTGATGGACGTTGCGAACATTCCCGATGGGTCGATTGACCTGATTGTCTGCGATCCGCCTTATGGTCTGGGCAAAGACTACGGCAACGACTCGGATATGCGAACGGGCGAGGACTTTCTCGCCTGGACTCGCGGCTGGCTTGATCTGGTCATCCCAAAGCTCAAGCCATCCGGTTCGCTCTATATTTTCTGCACGTGGCAGTACGCGCCTGAAATCTTCAGCTTTCTGAAGACAAAACTCACGATGATCAACGAAATCATCTGGGACCGGCGCGTTCCGAGCATGGGCGGAACCGTGCGCCGATTTACGTCGGTGCATGACAACATCGGTTTCTTCGCGGCTTCGAAGGATTATTTCTTCGATCTCGATCCCGTGCGCATCCCCTACGATGCCGTCACGAAGAAGGCGCGTTCGCGGAAGTTGTTCGAAGGAAGCAAGTGGCTGGAGCTTGGCTATAACCCGAAGGATTTATGGTCGGTCTCGCGACTGCATCGGCAGCATGCCGAACGCGTCGCCCATCCGACGCAAAAGCCCTTGGAAATCGTCGAGCGAATGGTGCTGTCGAGTTGCCCAAAAGGTGGTCGCGTACTCGACCCGTTCATGGGCAGCGGCACCACCGCAGTTGCTTGCGTCCGCCATCAGCGCGAATTCGTCGGCTACGAAATTAATGAAAGCTACTGCGCGATCGCGCGCGAGCGCGTGAGCGCCGCTGCAATGCCGCCGGCAAGCACGCGTAAGACTCGCAAACCCGCGATCCGTCCCGAACAGCAGACCGAGACGCAATAG
- a CDS encoding FimV/HubP family polar landmark protein, whose translation MNHRHSFPWATFLHRDAARLTATAVLAVTLTAGGLGAARAATEASAPDAASASTSATSFSLAAGSQVTVKSGQSLNDIAIAATQSHDRATLARASRALFDANPSAFMSHDPSKLRLGAVLTVPALDATGAAASAANATASSADASSAATNAASAAGGAPGAAQTAAATTGAASPGTAGVANGASSASPASAANAGTLVANPGLPEAASATTGSSAAAANGAALPTSAPVTGSQAAAPASGAHSWSGSVEAASDSATGAAAGQGASQPRQVSSLQQLLALKNRVLMELQKHGIGGTPAGTAGTASTSGVQPAAGASSAAVVSGHPAAAMSTAGNAHISQSGLSVAAAVGAALVVLLAALRMRRRKRDDTAAPEAATNGSAPMGTSGAAIGSRDAAAARVGHPAEETQNIHGGAGALVGVEMSAANADATEHEAQMHRAALEQANVEPTSTGHVSAEHLAAGQDTAERRQAEQAEQAELAEADGAMAERAAADEAMAARPAINEPHAEHAQAFAPQAEPLAAQSESTDSPEHHDFAAKAPDHLDTADDTARGESPEPLPLARHDHYDDPSSETTAASLAAAAELGADALPPTALAPLTPFDEPSFEPADLPHALHWDDKSLDDALTEPPEPPEPSALPLGIATAGLLAHEQGDATAPVIDLSQEPVEPHAIAPFIPPPMVAPPVDAHADTAVAPAAPAAPAAPAAPAGMPPETLDALSAFGSLDMPLPPRVESYADSVQAPASLTTQPVASPNSTAQQAIAPHDPDDAPHIADEIAAGTAGHASVAGLGAGVGTGLGGALGTSGFGALNLDFDLELPPSRSQPLPAFTHGELARIARNKLDLAAEYIELGDLSGARTLINEVIEANDPATHTEARALLSTLAPLS comes from the coding sequence ATGAACCATCGACACTCTTTTCCATGGGCTACGTTCCTGCATCGGGACGCAGCCCGGCTCACGGCTACTGCAGTTCTCGCGGTCACGCTGACAGCGGGCGGCCTCGGCGCCGCACGGGCGGCGACCGAGGCGAGTGCGCCGGACGCCGCATCGGCTTCCACATCGGCCACCTCGTTCTCATTGGCGGCCGGCAGTCAGGTCACGGTCAAGTCGGGCCAGTCGCTGAACGACATCGCCATAGCGGCCACGCAGTCGCACGATCGGGCGACGCTCGCACGCGCATCACGTGCTTTGTTCGACGCGAACCCGAGCGCTTTCATGAGCCACGATCCCAGCAAGCTGCGTCTCGGCGCTGTGCTGACCGTGCCGGCATTGGATGCGACTGGCGCCGCGGCGTCCGCGGCGAACGCGACGGCGTCGTCGGCCGATGCTTCGTCGGCTGCGACAAACGCGGCGTCGGCTGCGGGCGGCGCGCCTGGCGCTGCGCAAACGGCTGCTGCAACCACGGGCGCGGCGAGCCCTGGCACGGCGGGCGTGGCGAACGGGGCGAGTTCGGCGAGTCCGGCGAGTGCAGCAAACGCAGGGACGCTGGTAGCGAATCCGGGCCTGCCCGAAGCGGCTAGCGCGACGACCGGCTCGAGCGCGGCGGCAGCGAACGGCGCCGCTTTGCCCACGTCCGCGCCTGTCACGGGCTCGCAGGCGGCGGCTCCGGCTAGCGGCGCGCATTCGTGGTCGGGCTCGGTTGAGGCAGCAAGTGATTCCGCGACAGGCGCGGCGGCCGGGCAGGGCGCCTCGCAGCCGCGTCAGGTGTCCAGCCTGCAACAACTGCTGGCGCTAAAAAATCGGGTGCTGATGGAGCTGCAGAAGCACGGGATCGGCGGGACGCCGGCCGGTACGGCCGGCACGGCGTCCACGAGCGGCGTGCAGCCGGCGGCTGGCGCTTCATCGGCGGCGGTGGTCTCGGGGCACCCCGCCGCGGCGATGTCCACGGCGGGTAACGCACATATCTCGCAGAGCGGCCTGAGCGTGGCTGCGGCGGTCGGCGCGGCGCTAGTCGTGTTGCTGGCTGCACTGCGCATGCGTCGTCGTAAGCGTGACGACACGGCTGCACCTGAGGCGGCGACGAACGGCAGCGCACCAATGGGAACGTCAGGCGCCGCAATCGGCTCACGGGACGCAGCCGCGGCGCGCGTCGGGCATCCAGCCGAAGAAACGCAAAACATACACGGCGGCGCAGGCGCGCTGGTGGGCGTCGAAATGTCAGCAGCGAACGCTGACGCGACGGAGCACGAAGCGCAAATGCACCGTGCCGCTTTGGAGCAGGCTAACGTGGAACCCACGTCGACCGGCCATGTAAGCGCTGAACATCTGGCTGCCGGGCAGGATACAGCGGAGCGGCGTCAGGCCGAGCAAGCCGAGCAAGCCGAGCTGGCCGAAGCGGATGGCGCGATGGCGGAGCGCGCGGCAGCGGACGAGGCAATGGCAGCCCGCCCGGCAATCAACGAGCCGCACGCCGAACACGCGCAAGCCTTCGCACCCCAAGCTGAACCCTTGGCGGCGCAATCGGAATCAACCGACAGTCCCGAGCATCACGACTTTGCTGCAAAAGCACCGGACCACCTCGATACAGCGGATGACACGGCCCGTGGCGAATCGCCCGAACCTCTTCCGCTGGCGCGTCACGATCATTACGACGATCCGAGCAGCGAAACGACGGCCGCAAGTCTCGCCGCAGCAGCCGAACTGGGTGCGGACGCGTTGCCACCAACCGCGCTAGCGCCGCTTACACCGTTCGACGAGCCGTCCTTCGAGCCGGCGGACCTTCCGCACGCGCTGCACTGGGACGACAAATCGCTGGACGACGCGCTCACCGAGCCGCCTGAACCGCCCGAGCCGTCGGCGCTGCCACTCGGCATCGCGACGGCCGGTCTCCTCGCACACGAGCAAGGGGATGCGACTGCGCCGGTCATCGACTTGTCGCAGGAACCTGTCGAGCCGCATGCGATCGCCCCGTTTATCCCGCCGCCGATGGTTGCGCCGCCGGTCGACGCGCATGCCGACACTGCTGTCGCGCCAGCAGCGCCAGCAGCGCCAGCAGCGCCAGCCGCACCGGCCGGCATGCCTCCCGAGACGCTCGACGCGCTCAGCGCCTTCGGCAGCCTGGACATGCCGTTGCCGCCGCGCGTCGAATCGTACGCTGACAGCGTGCAGGCGCCGGCATCGCTGACCACGCAGCCGGTCGCGTCGCCGAACTCGACCGCCCAGCAGGCTATTGCGCCGCACGATCCCGACGACGCCCCGCACATCGCCGACGAAATCGCCGCCGGCACCGCTGGCCACGCCTCCGTCGCGGGGCTGGGCGCAGGTGTGGGGACGGGACTGGGCGGCGCGCTCGGCACGTCCGGCTTCGGTGCACTCAACCTCGACTTCGACCTCGAATTGCCACCGAGCCGCAGTCAGCCGCTGCCGGCCTTTACACATGGGGAGCTGGCGCGGATCGCGCGCAACAAGCTCGATTTGGCCGCCGAGTACATCGAACTCGGCGACCTCTCCGGCGCGCGCACGCTTATCAACGAAGTGATCGAGGCAAACGATCCGGCAACGCACACTGAGGCCCGCGCGCTGCTCTCGACTCTCGCACCGTTGTCGTGA